One bacterium genomic window, CCAGCACCATCATTTTCCCACCAATAAACCGCACCTTCTACGATACTGATTATATCAATATCGCCATCACTATCCAAATCCACAGAACATATTTCAATCGGTCCATCCACATTGTTCTCAACCGTCCGTTTCTCAAATTCTATTACCACCGGCGGTGTTGCCATCACCGGCATGACCAGCACAACCGATAGTACTGATAAAACAACGAAACTTATGACAGCAGAAAAATATTTTTTTATGAATTTGTGCATGATTCCCCCGAAAATTATTTTATGATTTTTCTTACTATAAATTTAGAGTCGGATATTTATTTTATTATTAGTTTTTTATTTTATTTTTTGTTTGAAAGAATTATGTTTCGGAAAGGTTTATATTTCAAAAGACCGTAGGGGCACAGCGCGCTGTGCCCCTACGGTCTTTTCATACACCACGAATCCATCGGGCGGATACATGGATCCGCCCCTACGATTTACCATGCACCCCACGTGGTACATGGTTATTTTATTAACGCGACCTTCTTCTTCTGATCCAGCACTACCTTGCCGCTTGCATCTGTGATCACAATGCGACAGAAATAGATGCCCGGCGCCACATCAACCGCATTCCAGGCTGTGCTCAAAGTCTGACCCGTACCGCCGTTCACGTGCTCGGTGATATTGGCCACGCGCTCACCTGTGAGCTTGTAGATATCAATGACAACTTTGCCTGCACCGCTGATGGTATAGGCAAAGTTCACCTTACCGCGGGCCGGATTCGGATATGGCAACACCGCACCCTTTGATACATAAGAAGTCGGGGTCAGTGTTACGGTTGCAGTATCCAACTGGGTGGTACTCTGAGATATGGCTGTAGGGGTTGGCGTCGCGGTTGGCGTTAAAGTCAATAGAGCTGTGGGCAGGACATACCCGGATATCAAAATAGTATCCACCACTACTGATGCATTGACACCTTCAATCACAATCTCTACACCGGCTTGTGATTGAATGCCATTCCAACCCGTCAGTTCACGGATATCATAATGATAGATCCCCGGACTTTCGATCCAGAATGCCAGATGCTCTTCCCAGGGTTGCCGGAATACACCAACACGCAATCTACCAGCATTGATTTGTGGTACGCTGACCTGTAAATATGGATATAGATCTACATTGATTTCCCGATGCCAGGATACGACTTTTCCCCATGATTCTCCTGTTTTCACTGAAATCACCGCCAAACCATCGGTTTCGGAATAGACAAATTCAGTATGGTGATTGGCATCCTCACTTTCATCGCACCATTCAGGTGGTTGGCTTCCAGGAATAGATGGCGGATCATCATCAGAATATAAAAATTCTTCATGCCATAATTGCACAGGCACACCCGTAGGTGTAACGGTAGCGGTTTGTGTGATCGTCACTGTTTGCGTAATGGTAGGTGTCAGCGTCACCGTTGCAGTATTGGACAGGGTCGGTGTTATCGTTGCCGAAGCTGTAATGGTGGTGGTGGGTGCAATGCGAATGCCAATCTGCCATTCAAGGTAAACAACTGCACTCTCCATAATGGAAGGAAAAAGCACTATCAATCCGATGATGAACAGGAATAATTTTTTCCTTATCATTTTCGCCTCACTATTTCATAACCGCTTTTAATCAATACTCGCGCCAATAACAATATTAAAAAATTGTTGTGTATACGTAGTATCCTCAATGGGTGTTTTGACCATAAACCGCAAACTACGGATATCCTGGTTGGGAATAGCCAAAACATGATAGCCCTTAAACGTTTCATAATCATCGGGATCAGACAACGCATTATCACGCGCCAGCTGATCAGTTGTGGCCGTAATCGCCACCGGCCCCAAGACGTCGTTATCCCCGAAATCTTCTGCAACCAAATCACGGGAATAGCCCGGCGCGTCCATTGTCGTGACCGGATATGTAAAAATCCCAGCAATAACACATCGATTCAATCCGACATCATTAATCGATGTCCCCAGCTCCCACCCGCCTGAAATACTGGCAGATACGGAAAAATCAACATCCGCATATCCGGCATTCCTTATCGTACAGCGAGGATTACCGCCCGGTTGATTTGAAAAAACCGTCTCATTTAACCCGACTGCCCCAAAATGCATGGACTCAGTTACTGCTTCCAAATCAATTGGATCCATCGCAACGCTGACAACAATAGGATAATCAATTGTTGTCGTTGCTGCATCAGAAATTGTATAGATCTGCGCAAACATCAACATCATGATCATTGTCAGGCTATACCATTT contains:
- a CDS encoding T9SS type A sorting domain-containing protein, which translates into the protein MIRKKLFLFIIGLIVLFPSIMESAVVYLEWQIGIRIAPTTTITASATITPTLSNTATVTLTPTITQTVTITQTATVTPTGVPVQLWHEEFLYSDDDPPSIPGSQPPEWCDESEDANHHTEFVYSETDGLAVISVKTGESWGKVVSWHREINVDLYPYLQVSVPQINAGRLRVGVFRQPWEEHLAFWIESPGIYHYDIRELTGWNGIQSQAGVEIVIEGVNASVVVDTILISGYVLPTALLTLTPTATPTPTAISQSTTQLDTATVTLTPTSYVSKGAVLPYPNPARGKVNFAYTISGAGKVVIDIYKLTGERVANITEHVNGGTGQTLSTAWNAVDVAPGIYFCRIVITDASGKVVLDQKKKVALIK